Genomic window (Rubidibacter lacunae KORDI 51-2):
CTCGATCTCTACAACAGCGTGATGGCTCTCGAAGCCGGGCGACAACGCAGTGGCGTCAGCAACACCATGCGATCGCGAATCGTTCGTATCGGCGCAAAGCACATCGCCCAAGACGAGTTGAATCAAATGCTGGAGGCAGCAAACTTCGCCCCGTTGAAGGATAAAGAAATTGCCTTCTACTATGGCAGCAAGTGATTTGGTTCGATGCATCCGAGCGATCTAATTCTGATTGATTCGCGTTCTGGGTTGTGCAGTTCTTACCTCAGGGCATCTCGACCAATACAGGTGCTGCTGAGCCAGGCGTAGTTCTGTAGGGGTTTAAAACTCCTCTGGGCTAACTTCTGCTATCACCATTAGCCCAGTGTTATCCAGAGGGTGTATGTCACCTTTATTTGAGAAAACTCGGAAGCCGCCTGACCCTGGGAAAGCCTAAGTTCCCTGCAAAAGCAGTTTTTTGGCGCTCTGCGAGGAGTCTTTGCACGCCGATGCGGAATTACTTTCTAGAAGTTGACACCCACCGGCAAAAT
Coding sequences:
- a CDS encoding small RNA NsiR4-regulated ssr1528 family protein, which encodes MSATPAGTAPESQRSLGADAVDVAIAKGLDLDGSPIPPAKLDLYNSVMALEAGRQRSGVSNTMRSRIVRIGAKHIAQDELNQMLEAANFAPLKDKEIAFYYGSK